The following proteins are encoded in a genomic region of Natrinema sp. DC36:
- a CDS encoding MaoC family dehydratase, whose translation MRYYEDIEIGDTEEFGEYQVTKAEILEFAERYDPQPFHTDEDAAEDSAFGELVASGWHTAAICMRMLVDGPIQDRASMGARGVDELRWKQPVRPGDTLSIRTEIVDKRVSESAPERGYVDSLLEGVNQDGDVVISWIGLGMIARRNPGDD comes from the coding sequence ATGCGTTACTACGAGGACATCGAGATCGGCGACACCGAGGAGTTCGGCGAGTATCAGGTTACGAAAGCGGAGATTCTCGAGTTCGCCGAGCGGTACGACCCCCAGCCGTTCCACACCGACGAGGACGCCGCCGAGGACTCGGCCTTCGGCGAACTGGTCGCCTCCGGATGGCACACCGCGGCGATCTGTATGCGAATGCTCGTCGATGGTCCGATACAGGACCGCGCCAGCATGGGCGCTCGCGGCGTGGACGAACTCCGGTGGAAGCAGCCCGTCAGGCCCGGTGACACGCTCTCGATCCGGACCGAAATCGTGGACAAGCGCGTCTCGGAGAGCGCTCCCGAACGAGGCTACGTCGATAGCCTCCTCGAGGGAGTCAATCAGGATGGCGACGTCGTTATCTCCTGGATCGGACTCGGCATGATCGCGCGTCGGAACCCGGGGGACGACTGA
- a CDS encoding carboxymuconolactone decarboxylase family protein has product MARVPLLEAADLPEEYRYLFTENDVGDAHIFRAMANAPELMQWYMRYSTRLWDVLPEREREFVILATARALEHAYEWHQHVRLGREAGVTDAEITAITDDDLAALDDRDGALVAYARGVALGDPRDADHDRLRAHYDVGTVVGVAMLVSHYVATARTLDAVDVEPETAFVGWTP; this is encoded by the coding sequence ATGGCTCGCGTTCCGCTCCTCGAGGCCGCGGACCTGCCCGAGGAGTACCGGTACCTGTTCACCGAGAACGACGTGGGCGACGCCCACATCTTTCGGGCGATGGCGAACGCGCCCGAACTCATGCAGTGGTACATGCGCTACTCGACGCGCCTCTGGGACGTGCTTCCCGAGCGGGAGCGAGAGTTCGTCATCCTCGCAACCGCTCGTGCCCTCGAGCACGCCTACGAGTGGCACCAGCACGTTCGACTCGGCCGCGAGGCGGGCGTCACCGATGCGGAGATCACTGCCATTACCGACGACGATCTCGCGGCCCTCGACGACCGGGACGGCGCACTTGTCGCCTACGCCCGCGGCGTCGCACTGGGTGATCCCCGCGATGCGGATCACGACCGGCTTCGGGCGCACTACGACGTCGGGACCGTCGTCGGCGTCGCCATGCTCGTCAGCCACTACGTCGCGACGGCGCGAACGCTGGACGCCGTCGACGTCGAACCCGAAACGGCGTTCGTCGGTTGGACGCCGTAG
- a CDS encoding MFS transporter: MNPLSNPYHRRWLGWCVLVSGFFLVSLHRSSTAVLSEQLMRSFETTGTSLGLLHSSFFYLYAVFQIPAGLLTDRYGVRAIATAGTAAMSLGALAFGLAPTYALAFVGRLLVGLGASVLFVAALRFCANWFRPDEFGTMTGVTFSVGILGGLAATTPLAIAASSVGWRASMLGLGAFGIAVAVGIGLFSHDSPSDAGLPPIDDVPDRPDVTSAAALKRYVSDAIREPETWLLGVMLFFMTGIGITIFGLWGIPYLVQTHDISVTEASVYLLVGNVGGMIGPTLFGWLSDRSGNRTGLIVLSTVVFGLTWGIFAAFGTIPLLLVGAIFLFSRILRGGIPLAFTVIKERHPEEASGTVIGLINTMGWIGAAVFPVVLGAALDAYWTGETVNGARVYTEFGYRVAFTIAAAAGLLAATCAVVLSLRTRDEHSLESDADVERSTG, translated from the coding sequence GTGAATCCGCTCTCGAATCCGTATCATCGCCGATGGCTCGGCTGGTGTGTACTCGTCTCGGGGTTCTTTCTCGTCAGTCTCCACCGATCGTCGACCGCGGTCCTTTCGGAACAGTTGATGCGCTCGTTCGAGACGACGGGAACGAGTCTCGGATTGCTCCACTCGTCGTTTTTCTACCTCTACGCGGTGTTCCAGATTCCGGCCGGCCTGCTGACGGACCGGTACGGCGTTCGCGCGATCGCCACGGCGGGAACCGCAGCGATGAGCCTCGGAGCGCTCGCGTTCGGGCTGGCGCCGACGTACGCGCTGGCGTTCGTCGGCCGGCTGCTGGTCGGGCTCGGGGCGAGCGTCCTGTTCGTCGCGGCGTTGCGGTTCTGTGCGAACTGGTTCCGTCCCGACGAGTTCGGGACGATGACGGGCGTGACCTTCAGCGTCGGCATTCTCGGCGGGCTGGCGGCGACGACGCCCCTGGCGATCGCCGCCTCGAGCGTCGGGTGGCGCGCCTCAATGCTCGGCCTGGGGGCGTTCGGGATCGCGGTCGCGGTCGGTATCGGCCTCTTCTCGCACGACTCGCCGTCCGACGCCGGCCTCCCGCCGATCGACGACGTTCCCGACAGACCGGACGTGACCTCGGCGGCGGCGCTGAAGCGATACGTCTCCGATGCGATCCGAGAGCCCGAGACCTGGCTGTTGGGCGTCATGCTCTTTTTCATGACCGGCATCGGGATCACGATCTTCGGTCTGTGGGGGATCCCCTATCTCGTCCAGACCCACGACATTTCCGTGACGGAAGCGTCGGTCTACCTCCTCGTCGGAAACGTCGGCGGGATGATCGGCCCGACGCTGTTCGGCTGGCTCTCGGACCGGTCGGGGAACCGGACCGGGCTCATCGTCCTCTCGACCGTCGTCTTCGGGCTGACCTGGGGCATCTTCGCCGCCTTCGGCACCATTCCGCTGTTGCTCGTCGGCGCGATCTTCCTCTTCTCCCGAATCCTGCGCGGCGGGATCCCGCTCGCGTTTACCGTCATCAAGGAGCGCCACCCCGAGGAGGCGAGCGGGACCGTGATCGGCCTGATCAACACGATGGGATGGATCGGGGCGGCCGTTTTCCCGGTCGTTCTCGGTGCCGCACTCGATGCGTACTGGACCGGCGAGACGGTCAACGGCGCTCGCGTCTACACGGAATTCGGCTATCGCGTAGCGTTTACCATCGCCGCAGCCGCCGGCCTGCTCGCCGCGACCTGTGCCGTCGTGCTGTCCCTCCGGACGCGAGACGAGCACTCCCTCGAGTCGGACGCTGACGTGGAACGGTCGACGGGATGA
- a CDS encoding glycosyltransferase yields the protein MKIGFFTDSYFPEIDGVTYTIKLWREELERKGHEVYVVYPDGDYEPGDREVPVRSLPNPFYAGYRIPLTRRPSTLPELDVVHCHGPAPIGVLGRYYAWKHDLPTIYTHHTPLEEYFHQNVKLESVAGLLSKLYVPVENAFLESFDVVTASTERIDRDVEHVQLPVGIDMEFFQPTVEEWYADRTVIGYSGRLSMEKNVSEILRAAEELPEYDFVIVGEGPYRDCLERDAPENVEIQGFLPREELPTFYSSIDTFLTASTADTLGLSTLEANACGTPVAAADVPPFDHTIGSDNGERFEYGDLESMVDAIETCLATDRETRAGVERYAVEYTMDHLEQLYHNVPLSKDEAATDVESPWRLSEEERS from the coding sequence ATGAAAATCGGATTCTTCACGGACAGTTATTTCCCCGAGATCGACGGCGTAACGTACACGATCAAGCTCTGGCGCGAGGAGTTAGAACGAAAGGGCCACGAGGTGTACGTCGTCTACCCCGACGGCGACTACGAGCCCGGGGATCGGGAGGTCCCGGTCAGATCGTTGCCGAACCCGTTTTACGCCGGGTATCGGATCCCGCTCACTCGGCGGCCGTCGACGCTCCCCGAACTCGACGTCGTTCACTGCCACGGCCCCGCACCGATCGGCGTCCTCGGACGGTACTACGCCTGGAAACACGACCTCCCGACGATCTACACGCACCATACCCCGCTCGAGGAGTACTTCCACCAGAACGTCAAACTCGAGTCGGTCGCGGGATTGCTCTCGAAACTGTACGTTCCCGTCGAGAACGCGTTCCTCGAGAGCTTCGACGTGGTGACCGCTTCGACCGAACGGATCGATCGAGACGTCGAACACGTCCAGCTCCCCGTGGGTATCGACATGGAGTTCTTCCAGCCGACCGTCGAAGAGTGGTACGCCGACCGAACGGTGATCGGCTACAGCGGCCGGCTCAGCATGGAGAAGAACGTCAGCGAGATCCTGCGTGCCGCCGAGGAGCTACCGGAGTACGACTTCGTCATCGTCGGTGAGGGGCCCTACCGCGACTGTCTCGAGCGAGACGCGCCGGAAAACGTCGAGATCCAGGGGTTCCTCCCCCGCGAGGAGCTGCCCACTTTCTACTCCTCGATCGATACCTTCCTGACCGCCTCGACCGCGGACACGCTCGGTCTCTCGACGCTCGAGGCCAACGCCTGCGGGACGCCCGTCGCCGCCGCCGACGTTCCGCCGTTCGATCACACGATCGGGTCCGACAACGGCGAGCGGTTCGAATACGGCGACCTCGAGTCGATGGTCGACGCCATCGAGACCTGTCTGGCGACCGACCGCGAGACCAGAGCGGGCGTCGAACGCTACGCGGTCGAGTACACGATGGATCACCTCGAGCAGCTCTACCACAACGTCCCGCTCTCGAAGGACGAGGCCGCGACGGACGTCGAGAGCCCGTGGCGGTTATCCGAGGAAGAGCGGAGCTAA